One Archocentrus centrarchus isolate MPI-CPG fArcCen1 chromosome 14, fArcCen1, whole genome shotgun sequence DNA window includes the following coding sequences:
- the LOC115792226 gene encoding lissencephaly-1 homolog B-like produces MVLSQRQRDELNRAIADYLRSNGYEEAYSTFKKEAELDMNEEVDKKYAGLLEKKWTSVIRLQKKVMELESKLNEAKEEMTHGGSVGQKRDPKEWIPRPPERYALSGHRAPVTRVIFHPVFSVMVTASEDATIKVWDYEAGDFERTLKGHTDSVQDISFDQTGKLLASCSADMSIKLWDFQGFECIRTMHGHDHNVSSVAIMPNGDHIVSASRDKTIKMWEVATGYCVKTFTGHREWVRMVRPNQDGSLIASCSNDQTVRVWVVASKECKAELREHEHVVECIAWAPDSAHPTILEATGSENKKSGKPGPFLLSGSRDKTIKMWDVSIGICLMTLVGHDNWVRGILFHPGGRFIVSCADDKTIRIWDYKNKRCMKTLSAHEHFVTSLDFHKTAPYVVTGSVDQTVKVWECR; encoded by the exons ATGGTGctgtcacagagacagagagatgaaCT AAACCGGGCCATAGCTGACTACCTTCGTTCCAATGGATACGAGGAGGCGTATTCCACTTTCAAGAAAGAAGCAGAGTTAGATATG AATGAAGAAGTAGATAAGAAGTATGCAGgacttttggaaaaaaaatggaccTCAGTTATCAGATTACAGAAGAAG GTTATGGAGTTGGAGTCAAAGTTGAACGAGGCTAAAGAGGAGATGACACATGGAGGATCTGTGGGCCAGAAGCGAGACCCCAAGGAATGGATCCCTCGTCCCCCTGAGAGATACGCCTTGAGTGGGCACCGTGCTCCAGTTACACGAGTCATATTCCACCCCGTGTTTTCTGTCATGGTCACAGCTTCTGAGGATGCTACCATTAAG GTGTGGGACTATGAAGCAGGGGACTTTGAGCGAACCCTCAAAGGTCACACAGACTCTGTGCAGGACATCTCCTTTGACCAGACAGGAAAGCTGCTGGCTTCATGTTCAGCGGATATGAGCATCAAACTTTGGGACTTTCAGGGGTTTGAGTGTATCCGAACAATGCATG GCCATGATCACAATGTGTCATCTGTAGCTATCATGCCAAATGGTGACCATATAGTGTCTGCCTCCAGAGATAAGACTATCAAGATGTGGGAGGTGGCTACTGG GTACTGTGTGAAGACATTTACAGGCCACAGGGAGTGGGTGAGGATGGTGCGTCCCAATCAGGACGGCTCGTTGATTGCCAGCTGCTCCAATGACCAGACAGTGCGTGTCTGGGTGGTCGCCTCGAAGGAGTGCAAAGCTGAGTTGCGGGAACACGAACATGTGGTAGAGTGCATCGCCTGGGCCCCTGACAGTGCTCACCCCACCATCCTAGAAGCTACAGGCTCAGAG AATAAGAAGAGTGGAAAACCCGGGCCATTCCTTCTCTCTGGTTCCAGAGATAAAACGATCAAGATGTGGGATGTGAGCATCGGGATCTGCCTCATGACTCTG GTGGGACATGACAACTGGGTGCGCGGAATATTGTTTCATCCTGGAGGAAGATTCATAGTGAGCTGTGCCGATGACAAAACCATTAGGATTTGGGACTACAAGAACAAACGCTGCATGAAGACCTTGAGTGCCCACGAACACTTTGTTACCTCTCTGG ATTTCCACAAGACCGCTCCCTACGTGGTGACAGGCAGTGTTGATCAGACAGTCAAAGTGTGGGAGTGCCGCTGA